From the Natronococcus sp. AD-5 genome, one window contains:
- a CDS encoding cupredoxin domain-containing protein produces MVSYTNDRRERQGRVYRRRFLQAAAVGGVMIGGSGSVTAQATEIELDGETAGWVGRSPSDIEGETNPTLTLEAGQEYALTWTNTDGAPHDFAIEDGNEDLVGPTDQVTEEGESQTVEFTATEEMTEYYCSAHPQSMRGSIELVGEENEETGDADEGNEFESRIASIRDFGNENYEIAYTYRKRQAIETLLSDPEVNDVVGDFISSFEAYDAHTEDLDSISIQGSPDVEIEGGIDEGAFEVTVVDRQVAYGLIDRQSDEIVALTITKPEDVTWTPWEVEEEGERAVDIGEQRLETVLENSDVQDYLEGKEWYPLFKVAEEITSARGIEHAGVSPVVLFVKEDDGLAALAAYLDVREDDAGELIDVVQMDRFVEFPPHELAHDVRVEDESVLDSVPDVSFEQRPWFTANNGFHRLEEPDESFDQSGWSIDWEPPGTHGVRIAAEYEGSPVFASLDAPITYTGYNLPERQGENTLEWFFPDNDPVFVGDLLFWDIHSIEFGGPGQMGVIEYPETENQPEGFRFRTHYHTGAYERESLDFHSGHRFGPYNYDISYEFFEDGMLAPIWRRQGPGFITEYIDDDDGQNGENAVVQHYISAIAMDVTPGTDEGVEVQLFDGDEWLTPESEFYVEGEQGMIARFSNPDGSETIDIPLDDDKEVVVVRRAEGEIGVEQRVDDMDIESEFYHPAQYVNDEPIQGERVYAWLLMEAATDDVPHPSGITSFVTHNQIQLSGY; encoded by the coding sequence ATGGTATCATACACCAATGACAGGCGAGAGAGACAAGGGAGGGTGTATCGGCGACGGTTCCTACAAGCGGCGGCAGTTGGCGGGGTGATGATCGGCGGCAGCGGATCAGTAACGGCGCAGGCGACGGAGATTGAACTCGACGGTGAAACGGCCGGATGGGTCGGGCGAAGTCCATCCGATATCGAGGGTGAGACGAATCCGACACTCACGCTCGAGGCGGGCCAAGAGTACGCGCTCACGTGGACGAATACCGATGGAGCACCGCATGATTTCGCCATTGAAGATGGCAATGAGGATCTTGTCGGACCGACAGACCAAGTAACGGAGGAAGGAGAAAGCCAGACCGTCGAATTCACCGCCACTGAGGAAATGACGGAGTACTACTGTTCCGCCCACCCCCAATCGATGCGGGGATCGATCGAGTTGGTCGGCGAGGAAAACGAGGAAACCGGAGACGCGGACGAAGGGAACGAATTCGAATCACGAATCGCATCAATACGCGATTTCGGCAATGAAAACTACGAAATCGCGTACACGTATCGGAAACGTCAGGCAATCGAGACGCTCCTGTCGGACCCGGAGGTCAATGACGTAGTCGGGGACTTCATCTCCAGTTTCGAGGCATACGATGCTCACACGGAGGACCTCGATTCAATCAGTATTCAGGGGAGCCCTGACGTCGAAATCGAAGGCGGAATCGACGAGGGAGCGTTTGAGGTAACCGTCGTCGATAGGCAGGTCGCATACGGATTGATCGACCGCCAGTCCGATGAGATCGTCGCGTTGACGATCACCAAACCGGAAGACGTCACTTGGACACCGTGGGAGGTGGAAGAAGAAGGCGAGCGAGCGGTCGATATAGGTGAACAGCGGCTCGAGACGGTTCTCGAGAATTCGGATGTTCAAGACTATCTCGAGGGGAAGGAGTGGTATCCGCTGTTCAAGGTCGCCGAAGAGATCACGTCGGCCCGAGGCATCGAACACGCTGGCGTGAGCCCGGTCGTGTTGTTCGTAAAAGAAGACGATGGACTCGCAGCCCTCGCGGCGTATCTCGATGTTCGGGAGGACGACGCCGGCGAACTGATCGACGTTGTTCAGATGGACCGATTCGTCGAGTTTCCGCCACACGAATTGGCTCACGATGTTAGGGTGGAAGACGAATCCGTCCTCGATTCGGTACCGGACGTTTCCTTCGAGCAGCGACCGTGGTTCACGGCGAACAACGGCTTCCACCGACTCGAAGAACCCGATGAGTCGTTCGACCAATCCGGTTGGTCGATCGATTGGGAGCCGCCCGGAACCCATGGTGTCCGAATTGCCGCCGAGTACGAGGGCTCGCCAGTGTTCGCGAGCCTTGACGCGCCGATCACGTACACGGGCTATAACTTGCCCGAACGGCAAGGGGAAAACACCCTCGAGTGGTTCTTCCCGGACAACGACCCAGTGTTCGTCGGCGACCTCCTCTTCTGGGACATCCACAGTATTGAGTTCGGCGGTCCTGGTCAAATGGGTGTGATCGAGTATCCGGAGACGGAAAACCAGCCGGAAGGCTTCCGGTTCCGAACTCACTATCACACTGGCGCTTACGAGCGGGAGAGTCTGGACTTCCACTCGGGACATCGTTTCGGACCGTACAACTATGACATCTCATACGAGTTCTTTGAAGATGGTATGCTCGCGCCAATCTGGCGGCGACAGGGTCCCGGATTTATCACCGAGTATATTGACGACGATGACGGTCAGAACGGTGAAAACGCTGTCGTTCAACATTACATCTCTGCGATCGCCATGGACGTCACGCCGGGAACCGACGAAGGAGTCGAGGTACAACTCTTCGACGGAGACGAGTGGCTCACGCCTGAATCGGAGTTCTACGTGGAAGGCGAGCAGGGAATGATTGCCCGGTTTTCGAATCCGGACGGCTCTGAGACCATCGATATACCGCTTGACGACGATAAGGAGGTCGTTGTCGTCAGGAGAGCCGAGGGCGAAATCGGCGTCGAGCAGCGCGTCGACGATATGGATATTGAATCGGAGTTCTACCATCCCGCGCAGTACGTCAACGATGAACCGATTCAAGGCGAGCGGGTATACGCATGGCTTCTGATGGAGGCTGCGACGGATGATGTACCGCATCCATCCGGGATCACGTCCTTCGTGACCCATAACCAGATCCAACTCTCTGGGTACTGA
- a CDS encoding SOSS complex subunit B family protein, whose protein sequence is MSSVNFRDGKTSDESSVNQEAATEKTDVGVEVKDPFAEDIVDEMPEFRPSVEQETHTKVEMNHPETVVGREENEFGHLPLAQEERIRAREEELELISAKATFGTQEGREKRTREVVVEQRRERRVERVDPRSELEQAQLAEVNTQSVRITETVCGGPSRAAVSRGLAEKVVDGKSMIDATLEEMDEVKAESGTIVDIADVPEVEAGEVDVEGEIIKLWEPSQSSISQVGLIADETEKMKVTIWENSYQTTVREGETVRIRNAAKNWHNERCNLAVTGWSRLEFPERGRWWTQE, encoded by the coding sequence ATGAGTTCTGTGAACTTCCGAGATGGTAAAACTTCGGATGAATCGAGTGTCAACCAAGAGGCGGCTACGGAGAAGACGGACGTCGGCGTCGAGGTGAAAGATCCGTTCGCGGAAGACATCGTGGACGAGATGCCGGAGTTTCGACCCAGTGTCGAGCAGGAGACACACACGAAAGTCGAAATGAACCACCCGGAGACGGTGGTTGGACGCGAGGAGAACGAGTTCGGCCACCTGCCACTGGCGCAAGAAGAGCGGATTCGAGCTCGAGAGGAGGAGCTCGAGTTGATCAGCGCAAAGGCGACATTCGGAACGCAGGAGGGACGAGAGAAGCGGACGCGAGAGGTCGTGGTCGAGCAGCGCCGAGAGCGGCGGGTCGAACGGGTGGATCCCCGTTCGGAGCTGGAGCAAGCGCAGTTGGCGGAGGTCAACACACAATCGGTGCGAATCACGGAGACGGTTTGTGGGGGTCCAAGCCGGGCGGCAGTGAGCCGTGGACTGGCGGAGAAGGTCGTAGATGGGAAGTCGATGATCGACGCAACCCTCGAGGAGATGGACGAAGTGAAGGCCGAGTCGGGAACGATCGTCGACATCGCAGACGTGCCGGAGGTGGAGGCAGGCGAGGTAGACGTGGAAGGCGAGATCATCAAACTGTGGGAGCCCTCGCAGTCGTCGATCAGCCAAGTGGGGCTGATCGCGGATGAGACCGAGAAGATGAAGGTCACGATCTGGGAGAACTCCTACCAGACGACAGTGAGAGAGGGAGAGACGGTGCGGATCAGGAACGCGGCGAAGAACTGGCACAACGAGCGATGCAACCTCGCCGTGACCGGCTGGAGCCGCCTCGAGTTCCCCGAACGCGGCCGGTGGTGGACCCAGGAATAG
- a CDS encoding SWIM zinc finger family protein yields MTIKDGLPHSCTCPADEHHRGACKHRVAVAIRTSVLEAARNAQRIRELQTSGVQGYSESVGPMSYLTRSCEARC; encoded by the coding sequence GTGACGATCAAGGACGGGCTGCCGCACAGCTGTACGTGTCCAGCAGACGAACACCACCGAGGTGCATGCAAACATCGGGTTGCAGTCGCGATTCGAACGTCCGTTCTCGAGGCTGCACGCAACGCACAGCGGATTCGCGAACTGCAGACCAGCGGGGTACAAGGTTACAGCGAATCCGTCGGCCCCATGAGTTATCTCACGCGCTCTTGTGAAGCACGTTGTTAG
- a CDS encoding hydantoinase B/oxoprolinase family protein, with product MSQQEPQADIDLDPVTFEVLRSSFTNLVDRMAEQIQRTCYSFVIYNRDFSNCLNDAEGNTVMQGSQDIAVHVGTLHYTCQETLEYFEGDIEPGDVYIVNDPYLGGTHINDVRIMRPVFHEGELIAVTQSNGHWADVGGPAPGSFNIAANDHFAEGLRIPPLKIWDAGEFRDDVANFMTTNMRLSEDRMGDLRAQAEATRIAEERLLELVDKYGVETVLTAFDESKDYAERIMREQIRDLPDGTWHTRDYIDADADQGDGYVTVDVEMTISDDEVHYDLSGSDQHIGNFLNATFGTSFSGVVAGTKMFFPEVPLNSGMYRVISAELPEGTVVNAPEPAPVTGSVAGAYEKVMNAIFELWSEVLPERAMACAFNLEYLLAGGTDERPGHEGSEFAWYDWMAGGWGGRNGKDGANATAPVFGAGLAVQSLEGQERDTPLLTSQHSIVTDSAGPGEYRGGCGLRKGGRMLECDNSVISYCSDRARSVTWGINGGLPGIPHGVTLTRDGETEEMGTVFSSEPIEEGDEFVRPSSGGGGFGDPLDRDPEAVLEDVKDDYVSVERAAKDYGVVIEEIDADRCEYEIDNDTTAEKRRYIRANRDAWLREDPQDVVSQYHDGEVDRLDLIRRYGVILDWTTGGLLEQTTAEFREMLRDRATSEWS from the coding sequence ATGTCACAGCAAGAGCCACAAGCCGATATCGACCTTGATCCGGTCACGTTCGAGGTTCTGCGCAGTTCGTTCACGAACCTCGTCGACCGGATGGCCGAACAGATACAGCGGACCTGCTACTCGTTCGTCATCTACAACCGGGACTTCAGCAACTGTCTGAACGACGCCGAAGGCAACACCGTAATGCAGGGATCGCAGGATATCGCTGTCCACGTCGGGACGCTCCACTACACCTGTCAGGAGACACTTGAGTACTTCGAAGGCGACATCGAGCCTGGGGACGTCTACATCGTCAACGATCCGTACTTGGGCGGAACGCACATCAACGACGTCCGGATCATGCGGCCCGTGTTCCACGAGGGCGAACTGATCGCGGTGACGCAATCGAACGGCCACTGGGCCGACGTTGGCGGGCCGGCGCCCGGCTCGTTCAACATCGCAGCCAACGACCACTTCGCCGAGGGACTTCGCATTCCGCCGCTGAAGATCTGGGATGCCGGCGAGTTCCGCGACGACGTCGCGAATTTCATGACGACGAACATGCGGCTCTCGGAGGATCGCATGGGTGATCTGCGTGCCCAGGCCGAGGCGACCCGGATCGCCGAGGAGCGACTGCTCGAGCTCGTCGACAAGTACGGCGTCGAGACCGTGCTGACCGCGTTCGACGAATCGAAGGACTATGCGGAGCGCATCATGCGCGAACAGATCCGCGACTTGCCCGACGGGACGTGGCACACGCGTGACTACATCGACGCCGACGCCGACCAGGGCGACGGCTACGTCACCGTCGACGTCGAGATGACGATCAGCGACGACGAGGTCCACTACGATCTCTCCGGCTCCGACCAGCATATCGGGAATTTTCTGAACGCGACCTTCGGGACCTCTTTCTCGGGAGTCGTCGCCGGAACGAAGATGTTCTTCCCGGAGGTCCCGTTAAACTCCGGAATGTATCGAGTCATCAGCGCCGAGCTTCCGGAAGGAACGGTCGTCAACGCGCCGGAGCCGGCACCGGTTACCGGGTCGGTCGCCGGCGCCTACGAGAAGGTGATGAACGCGATCTTCGAGCTGTGGTCGGAGGTGCTCCCGGAGCGCGCCATGGCCTGCGCGTTCAACCTCGAGTATCTTCTCGCGGGCGGAACCGACGAGCGTCCCGGCCACGAGGGGAGCGAGTTCGCCTGGTACGACTGGATGGCCGGCGGTTGGGGCGGTCGCAACGGAAAGGACGGGGCGAACGCGACGGCACCCGTGTTCGGCGCCGGCCTCGCGGTCCAGTCCCTTGAGGGACAGGAACGTGACACACCGCTCCTGACGAGTCAACACTCGATTGTCACCGACTCGGCTGGACCGGGCGAGTACCGCGGCGGATGCGGGCTCCGAAAGGGTGGGCGGATGCTCGAGTGTGACAACAGCGTCATCTCCTACTGTTCCGATCGGGCGCGATCGGTGACCTGGGGGATCAACGGCGGCCTCCCGGGCATTCCCCACGGCGTCACGCTCACACGAGACGGCGAGACCGAGGAGATGGGGACGGTGTTCTCGAGCGAGCCGATCGAGGAAGGCGACGAGTTCGTCCGCCCCTCTTCGGGCGGCGGCGGGTTCGGTGACCCGCTCGATCGTGATCCCGAGGCCGTCCTGGAGGACGTCAAAGACGACTACGTCTCCGTCGAGCGCGCGGCGAAAGACTACGGCGTCGTCATCGAGGAGATCGACGCCGATCGCTGCGAGTACGAGATCGACAACGACACGACCGCGGAGAAACGACGCTATATCCGGGCCAATCGCGATGCGTGGTTACGCGAGGATCCCCAAGACGTCGTCAGCCAGTATCACGACGGCGAGGTGGATCGCCTCGATCTCATTCGTCGTTACGGGGTCATCCTCGACTGGACGACGGGCGGACTGCTCGAGCAGACGACCGCGGAGTTCCGCGAGATGCTTCGCGACCGGGCCACCAGCGAGTGGTCGTAG
- a CDS encoding AbrB/MazE/SpoVT family DNA-binding domain-containing protein: MGEVKKRRVGDRGQITLPKELREEFDIDGGDEIEIRKESGKIVIEKPITREDLAAGYRARADQLRDLHEEMDGVSQEADEYLGDVPEWE, from the coding sequence ATGGGCGAGGTAAAGAAACGACGTGTTGGCGACCGCGGGCAGATCACTCTCCCAAAGGAACTGCGCGAAGAATTTGACATTGATGGCGGTGACGAGATAGAAATCCGAAAAGAGTCGGGGAAAATCGTTATCGAGAAACCGATCACTCGGGAGGATCTAGCGGCCGGATATCGTGCGCGGGCCGATCAGCTTCGAGACCTCCATGAGGAGATGGATGGCGTTTCGCAAGAGGCCGACGAGTATCTCGGCGACGTCCCGGAGTGGGAATAG
- a CDS encoding C45 family autoproteolytic acyltransferase/hydolase: MSQIEAGLRGLELAGTPYERGVTHGEEFAEEIKTNVDIYLDVFEYKGTDEDTVYEQAEEFVPLIEEENEEYAEEMKGVAEGSGLSLEDITVLNARYEVMYSAFKEAADEIEEGNPDACTAFATQPEITSNGHTYLGQNWDWMPGLETFVMDIRRDDKPNMVAMTEAGIVGGKIGVNEHGLGMTLNGLVTAKDGENPFRKPYHVRFREVLDAERMDTALAPLITKDRACSGNVIVAHAEGEMVNLEISPEEANYLYPEDHLLTHANHVEDRSTMNSEFEKLIPDTLCRAPRLKRLLSKHNGEIDVDILMDSLRDHFGHPNSICRHPNEEDPELDQLQTNGSYIMDLTERRLLGTAGPPCEREYKEFRAA; encoded by the coding sequence ATGTCCCAAATAGAAGCCGGACTCAGAGGGTTAGAATTGGCGGGAACACCGTATGAACGGGGAGTAACGCACGGCGAAGAATTTGCAGAGGAAATTAAGACGAACGTCGATATTTATCTTGACGTCTTCGAGTATAAAGGAACAGATGAGGATACTGTCTATGAGCAAGCGGAAGAGTTTGTTCCACTTATTGAAGAAGAAAACGAGGAGTATGCAGAAGAAATGAAAGGAGTTGCTGAAGGAAGCGGACTCTCTTTAGAGGATATAACTGTTCTGAATGCACGGTACGAAGTGATGTATAGTGCGTTCAAAGAAGCCGCCGATGAGATCGAGGAGGGGAACCCGGATGCCTGTACGGCCTTTGCTACTCAACCTGAAATCACATCTAACGGGCACACCTATCTCGGCCAGAATTGGGATTGGATGCCTGGGCTCGAAACGTTTGTAATGGACATTCGACGCGACGACAAACCCAACATGGTTGCTATGACAGAGGCCGGGATTGTTGGTGGAAAAATCGGAGTCAACGAGCATGGTCTTGGAATGACCCTCAACGGTCTCGTTACCGCCAAGGATGGTGAAAACCCATTCCGGAAACCGTATCATGTCCGATTCCGGGAGGTTCTAGACGCCGAACGGATGGATACTGCGCTTGCTCCACTCATCACAAAGGATAGAGCCTGTTCAGGGAATGTTATTGTCGCGCATGCTGAGGGTGAGATGGTCAACCTCGAGATTAGCCCAGAAGAAGCAAACTACCTCTACCCAGAGGATCATTTGCTGACACACGCGAACCACGTCGAAGACCGAAGCACAATGAACAGCGAGTTCGAAAAGTTAATTCCTGATACACTATGTCGAGCCCCCCGCCTAAAGCGACTTCTCTCGAAGCACAACGGGGAGATTGACGTTGATATTCTTATGGACTCGCTCCGAGATCACTTTGGACACCCCAATAGCATCTGTAGACATCCGAACGAAGAAGATCCAGAGTTAGACCAGCTACAGACAAATGGTAGCTATATCATGGATCTCACAGAGCGCCGACTACTCGGCACTGCGGGTCCACCATGTGAGAGAGAATACAAGGAGTTCCGAGCTGCTTAG
- a CDS encoding polysaccharide deacetylase family protein — MTDKKATVALGFDFDAVSIWLHSFEFLESPTKHSRGVYGAEVGTPRMLDVLDKLEIPATWFIPGHTIDSFPEICGEVHDRGYEIQHHGWKHTNPANFESREDEKADVERAIESIRDLIGEKPNGYRSPYWDYSKHTLGIIQELGFEWDSSLMGHDFEPYYVREDWSADPDQPYDPGQETDILEIPVSWHRDDWPPFQFILGADSQGGAPDEKQVFEMWKEQFDWMYDNIDNGIFALTMHPQVIGQPPRPLYLEQLIRHMQSKPGVEFMSFDEIATERK; from the coding sequence ATGACGGACAAAAAAGCAACAGTCGCATTAGGGTTCGACTTTGACGCGGTATCAATCTGGTTGCACAGTTTCGAATTCCTTGAGAGCCCAACAAAGCACTCAAGGGGTGTGTATGGCGCCGAAGTCGGGACACCGCGGATGTTAGATGTCCTCGATAAATTAGAGATCCCAGCAACGTGGTTTATTCCGGGGCATACGATAGACAGCTTCCCTGAAATCTGTGGCGAAGTACATGATCGGGGTTACGAGATCCAACACCACGGCTGGAAACATACCAATCCCGCTAATTTCGAGAGTCGTGAAGATGAGAAGGCAGACGTTGAGCGTGCGATTGAGTCTATCCGTGATCTAATTGGTGAGAAACCCAATGGCTACCGGTCACCATACTGGGACTATTCGAAGCACACATTGGGAATCATTCAGGAACTTGGATTCGAATGGGATTCCAGTCTAATGGGACACGATTTTGAACCATACTATGTTCGAGAGGACTGGAGTGCAGACCCAGATCAACCGTATGATCCTGGTCAAGAAACAGACATCCTCGAGATACCTGTATCCTGGCATCGAGATGATTGGCCACCTTTCCAGTTTATTCTTGGTGCAGACTCTCAGGGAGGAGCACCTGACGAGAAACAGGTATTTGAGATGTGGAAAGAGCAGTTTGATTGGATGTATGACAACATCGATAATGGGATTTTTGCACTAACTATGCATCCACAAGTGATTGGCCAACCTCCACGCCCCCTCTACTTGGAACAGCTTATTCGACATATGCAATCAAAGCCTGGAGTCGAGTTTATGTCGTTTGATGAAATCGCTACTGAACGAAAATAG
- a CDS encoding hydantoinase/oxoprolinase family protein, with the protein MIRSGVDIGGTFTDVIVFDEETGEIDIEKTPSTPGNPAEGVINGLSKADTDIADLEFFSHGSTVGTNALIERELPRVGLLTTEGFRDVHEIRDGTKDNLWDAYEDVADPYVQRRDRLEVPERIDAAGNIVEELDEEATREAVRVLKKRGITTIAISLINAYLNGTHERRVAEIVAEEHPDAFVCTSHEILPEMFEHERTSTTVINAALVPVVRDYLLDLSAQLDDRGYNGDVLAMHSGGGVMTTEAIAYYAARIANSGPTAGAIASQHVAEQCGFENAIGFDMGGTSADVSLTHQGDIEMTDEWAVEYGYPIMFPSTDIETIGAGGGSIAWIDDGGSLRVGPKSQGANPGPACYLRGGDKPTTTDANVILGWVDPDKFLGGDMEATAEPAERVIERDVADPLGLDLTEAASAIERIAVANMCNAVRLVSTSKGYDPRDFALVAFGGAGPLHAAHVAREMSIPKVVVPLYPGINSALGCLLVDVEHDLSQTFIEDATTDAVDDIERAFAEMEAEIRDRLAEEGVDDEQMRMDHEIKMRYTGQWRSLEISCDRPIESMDAIREQFHRQHEHAYAYSDEDQPVEIYGLHVTGRGLVEKPSFPSIAAGDAAGAHRGTREAYFESAGGYVRTDIYGREELGAGAELEGPAIVEQMDSTIVVPPNATADVDDRGNIIITV; encoded by the coding sequence ATGATACGATCTGGCGTGGATATCGGTGGCACGTTTACCGACGTGATCGTGTTCGACGAAGAGACGGGTGAAATAGACATCGAAAAAACGCCGTCGACGCCCGGAAATCCGGCCGAAGGTGTGATCAACGGGCTGTCGAAGGCGGATACCGATATCGCAGATCTGGAATTCTTCTCGCACGGATCGACCGTCGGAACGAACGCGCTCATCGAACGGGAACTTCCCCGGGTTGGTCTCCTCACGACCGAGGGGTTCCGGGACGTCCACGAGATCCGCGACGGAACGAAAGACAACCTCTGGGACGCGTACGAGGACGTCGCCGATCCGTACGTCCAACGACGGGATCGACTCGAGGTCCCCGAACGGATCGACGCCGCCGGCAATATCGTCGAAGAGCTGGACGAGGAAGCGACCCGCGAGGCGGTTCGGGTGCTCAAAAAGCGGGGAATCACGACGATCGCGATCTCGCTGATCAACGCCTACCTCAACGGGACGCACGAGCGACGGGTGGCCGAAATAGTCGCCGAAGAGCATCCCGACGCGTTCGTCTGTACGTCTCACGAGATTCTGCCGGAGATGTTCGAGCACGAGCGCACGAGCACGACCGTTATCAACGCCGCGCTGGTTCCGGTCGTCCGAGACTACCTTCTCGACCTCTCGGCCCAGCTCGACGACCGCGGCTACAATGGAGACGTCCTGGCAATGCACTCCGGCGGCGGCGTGATGACGACTGAGGCCATCGCCTACTATGCCGCCCGCATCGCTAACTCCGGTCCGACCGCGGGGGCGATCGCCAGTCAACACGTCGCCGAACAGTGCGGCTTCGAGAACGCCATCGGATTCGACATGGGCGGGACCAGCGCGGACGTTTCGCTCACCCACCAGGGCGACATCGAAATGACCGACGAGTGGGCCGTCGAGTACGGGTACCCCATCATGTTTCCGTCGACGGATATCGAGACGATCGGCGCGGGCGGCGGATCGATCGCGTGGATCGACGACGGGGGTTCGCTTCGCGTCGGCCCGAAGAGCCAGGGTGCGAACCCGGGGCCGGCCTGTTACCTTCGCGGCGGAGACAAACCGACCACGACCGACGCGAACGTCATCCTAGGATGGGTCGATCCCGACAAGTTCCTCGGCGGCGATATGGAGGCCACGGCGGAGCCCGCGGAACGAGTTATCGAGCGCGACGTCGCGGATCCGCTGGGGCTGGATCTCACCGAGGCGGCGTCGGCGATCGAACGCATCGCCGTCGCGAACATGTGCAACGCGGTTCGGCTCGTCTCGACCAGCAAGGGCTACGATCCGCGTGACTTCGCGCTCGTCGCCTTCGGCGGCGCCGGACCGCTGCACGCCGCCCACGTCGCGCGCGAGATGAGCATTCCGAAGGTCGTCGTTCCGCTGTACCCCGGTATCAATTCGGCGCTCGGCTGTCTGCTGGTCGACGTCGAGCACGATCTCTCACAGACGTTTATCGAAGACGCGACCACTGACGCCGTCGACGATATCGAACGCGCCTTCGCGGAGATGGAAGCGGAGATTCGCGACCGCCTCGCCGAGGAGGGCGTCGACGACGAGCAGATGCGCATGGACCACGAGATCAAGATGCGCTACACCGGACAATGGCGCTCGCTCGAGATCTCCTGCGACCGTCCGATCGAGAGCATGGACGCGATTCGAGAGCAGTTCCACCGTCAGCACGAGCACGCGTACGCCTACTCCGACGAGGACCAACCGGTCGAGATCTACGGGCTGCACGTCACCGGTCGCGGCCTCGTCGAGAAACCGTCGTTCCCGTCGATCGCGGCCGGCGACGCCGCGGGGGCTCACCGCGGCACTCGCGAGGCCTACTTCGAATCGGCCGGGGGCTACGTTCGGACGGACATCTACGGCCGCGAGGAGCTCGGCGCCGGCGCCGAACTGGAGGGCCCCGCTATCGTCGAACAGATGGATTCGACCATCGTCGTTCCGCCGAACGCGACGGCGGACGTGGACGACCGAGGAAACATCATCATTACCGTCTAA
- a CDS encoding type II toxin-antitoxin system PemK/MazF family toxin, whose protein sequence is MEVRRGDIVIVELDPTKGSEQRGTRPCLVVQNNVGNENAPTTIIVPFTTSFDDDLYPFEVLVTADESHLREDSVAMCSQIRTVSIEHRIKNVVGSIPDERMNEVDSALEYSLGLRGSW, encoded by the coding sequence ATGGAGGTGCGCCGGGGAGACATCGTGATCGTTGAGCTCGACCCGACGAAAGGATCGGAGCAGCGGGGGACGCGACCATGTCTCGTCGTCCAGAATAACGTCGGGAACGAAAACGCACCCACAACGATCATCGTCCCGTTCACGACGTCGTTTGATGACGATTTATATCCATTCGAAGTGCTCGTAACAGCCGACGAAAGCCACCTTCGCGAGGACTCCGTCGCGATGTGCAGTCAGATCCGAACTGTATCGATCGAACACCGGATCAAAAACGTCGTCGGATCCATTCCCGATGAGCGGATGAATGAGGTTGATAGCGCACTCGAGTATAGCCTCGGGTTGCGCGGCTCGTGGTAG